A single region of the Microlunatus panaciterrae genome encodes:
- a CDS encoding CynX/NimT family MFS transporter, with translation METGQTQQSTRSRGGGLPESRWLVIGGLLILAFNLRPLAVALGPFLPTITGELGMGPALAGLLTALPVLCFSGFGALAPMAAARFGVHRVMLTALGLVIVGQLIRAATGSALVFLLSTMVGLSGMAAANVLLPSLVKLHYSHRVGLVTALYSTSMTIGVAAASMLTVPIAHALGGWRWGLGIWAITAAVAVLPWLLLVRHDSPDVPTPGEATAVQGAPISIRQVARTRLGWILAVFFGVQSMQAYAIFGWLATMYQDAGYSTAASGFFLGISAVVGIPLAFLFPAYTARKRQPSGLLVLIFCCLVGGYVGLLLAPSALPWLWAILLALGTAAFPVILALIGLRARTSQGTAALSGFTQSVGYLIAAPGPFLVGVLHAATGGWVVPKLFLIALAIPLLVMGLLAVRPKFLEDELEHRRQRR, from the coding sequence ATGGAAACCGGGCAGACCCAGCAGTCCACTCGGAGCCGCGGCGGCGGGCTGCCCGAGTCGCGCTGGCTCGTGATCGGGGGTCTGCTGATCCTGGCGTTCAACCTCCGTCCGCTGGCGGTCGCCCTCGGCCCCTTCCTGCCGACCATCACCGGCGAGCTGGGGATGGGGCCCGCCCTGGCGGGTCTGCTGACCGCCCTGCCGGTGCTGTGCTTCTCGGGCTTCGGCGCGCTGGCACCGATGGCAGCCGCCCGGTTCGGGGTGCACCGGGTGATGCTGACCGCGCTCGGCCTGGTCATCGTCGGGCAGCTGATCCGCGCGGCGACCGGTTCCGCACTGGTCTTCCTGCTGTCCACCATGGTCGGTCTGTCCGGCATGGCCGCCGCCAACGTCCTGCTGCCCTCTTTGGTCAAGCTGCACTACAGCCATCGGGTGGGGCTGGTCACCGCCCTCTACTCGACCTCGATGACGATCGGGGTCGCCGCCGCCAGCATGCTGACGGTGCCGATCGCGCACGCTCTCGGCGGCTGGCGCTGGGGCCTGGGCATCTGGGCCATCACCGCAGCAGTGGCCGTGCTGCCCTGGTTGCTGCTGGTGCGCCATGACAGCCCGGACGTGCCGACTCCCGGGGAGGCGACTGCGGTGCAGGGCGCGCCGATAAGCATCCGCCAGGTGGCCCGCACCCGGCTGGGCTGGATCCTGGCGGTCTTCTTCGGCGTTCAGTCGATGCAGGCGTACGCCATCTTCGGTTGGCTCGCCACCATGTACCAGGACGCGGGCTACTCCACCGCCGCCTCGGGGTTCTTCCTCGGCATCTCGGCCGTCGTGGGGATCCCGCTCGCGTTCCTGTTCCCTGCCTACACGGCCCGGAAGCGGCAACCGTCAGGGCTGCTGGTGCTGATCTTCTGCTGCCTGGTCGGCGGCTATGTCGGGCTGCTCCTGGCGCCGTCCGCCTTGCCGTGGCTGTGGGCGATCCTGCTGGCTCTGGGGACGGCCGCCTTCCCCGTGATCCTGGCCCTGATCGGGCTGCGGGCACGGACCAGCCAGGGCACCGCGGCGTTGTCCGGGTTCACCCAGAGCGTGGGCTACCTGATCGCAGCGCCCGGGCCGTTCCTGGTCGGTGTGCTGCACGCCGCCACCGGCGGCTGGGTGGTGCCCAAGCTGTTCCTGATCGCCCTGGCGATCCCGCTGCTCGTCATGGGTCTGCTGGCCGTCCGGCCGAAGTTCCTCGAGGACGAGTTGGAGCATCGCCGGCAGCGCCGCTGA
- a CDS encoding type IV toxin-antitoxin system AbiEi family antitoxin domain-containing protein has product MDDLILRRNLLAAGYQRDEIARMRHRGELIGIRRGVYVEPPEQPPPVRDVHERLLRACLHDISPEAVVSHESAALLHDLPVWGTRLERVHFTRDRSSGGRRGRQLHLHSAPLADGDVVELAGVRVTSLARTVADLSRTLPYRQAVAAGDQALAAGLDRDQLEQMLGRMRHWPGVAGARRVAAFLDGRSESPGESLSRVVLDRLGLLPVELQYEVFGPTGTLAGRSDFGWPEQRTLGEFDGRVKYGRLLRPGQTAADVLFAEKQREDALRDLGWQVVRWIWDDLQRPQVIRDRLQRAFARAAR; this is encoded by the coding sequence ATGGATGACCTCATTCTCCGCCGCAACCTGCTGGCAGCCGGATATCAGCGAGACGAAATCGCGCGGATGCGGCACCGCGGCGAGCTGATCGGGATACGCCGCGGGGTCTACGTCGAGCCGCCGGAGCAGCCGCCTCCGGTGCGGGACGTCCACGAGCGGCTGCTCCGCGCCTGCCTGCACGACATCTCCCCGGAGGCGGTCGTCAGCCACGAGTCGGCCGCCCTCCTGCATGACCTTCCCGTGTGGGGGACCCGGCTCGAGCGGGTGCATTTCACCCGTGACCGCTCCAGCGGAGGCCGCCGCGGACGGCAGCTGCACCTGCACTCGGCACCGCTGGCGGACGGTGACGTGGTCGAACTCGCCGGTGTACGTGTCACGTCGCTGGCGCGGACGGTCGCCGACCTCAGCAGGACACTCCCCTACCGGCAGGCGGTCGCGGCGGGCGACCAGGCGCTGGCCGCCGGCCTTGACCGGGACCAGCTGGAGCAGATGCTTGGGCGGATGCGGCATTGGCCGGGGGTGGCCGGGGCCCGCCGGGTGGCGGCCTTCCTCGACGGTCGCAGCGAGAGCCCGGGCGAGTCATTGAGCCGGGTCGTTCTGGATCGGCTCGGTCTGTTGCCGGTGGAGCTGCAGTACGAGGTCTTCGGTCCCACCGGCACCCTGGCCGGCCGGTCCGACTTCGGCTGGCCGGAGCAACGCACCCTCGGCGAGTTCGACGGCAGGGTGAAGTACGGCCGGCTGCTGCGCCCCGGACAGACCGCCGCCGACGTACTGTTCGCCGAGAAACAGCGCGAGGACGCCCTCCGCGACCTCGGCTGGCAGGTGGTCCGCTGGATCTGGGATGACCTGCAGCGGCCGCAGGTCATCCGGGACAGGCTTCAGCGGGCCTTCGCCCGGGCGGCACGATGA
- a CDS encoding TIGR03936 family radical SAM-associated protein: MSEKQRTQPEQHAPPVQKMRLRYAKRGRARFTSHRDFSRAFERALRRAGIPMAYSSGFSPHPRISYANASPTGAASEAEYLEIGLAAECDPDRVRAALDEALPPGLDVVEAIVAPPGALADLLTGSLWQIRLPGIDAAELGAACENFLGQSSVLVQRMTKNGIRSFDARQAVVSLRVSDGEILLVCRHQTPLVRPDDVLTALGEVSPSFAPVEVPVITRLAQGTLEEETGEIADPLTVR, translated from the coding sequence GTGTCCGAGAAGCAGCGCACCCAGCCTGAGCAGCATGCGCCCCCGGTGCAGAAGATGCGGCTGCGCTATGCCAAACGCGGTCGGGCCCGCTTCACCAGCCACCGGGACTTCTCGCGGGCCTTCGAGCGGGCGCTGCGTCGCGCGGGCATTCCGATGGCCTACTCGTCCGGCTTCTCGCCGCATCCGCGGATCTCGTACGCCAACGCCTCGCCGACCGGAGCAGCCAGCGAGGCCGAGTACCTGGAGATCGGCCTGGCCGCCGAGTGTGACCCCGACCGGGTGCGGGCCGCGCTGGACGAGGCCCTTCCGCCCGGCCTGGATGTGGTCGAGGCCATCGTCGCCCCGCCGGGCGCCCTGGCCGACCTGCTGACCGGCTCGCTCTGGCAGATCCGGCTCCCCGGGATCGATGCCGCGGAGCTGGGTGCTGCCTGCGAGAACTTCCTGGGCCAGTCGTCGGTCCTGGTCCAGCGGATGACGAAGAACGGCATCCGCAGCTTCGACGCCCGCCAGGCGGTGGTGTCGCTGCGCGTCTCGGACGGGGAGATCCTGCTGGTCTGCCGACACCAGACCCCGCTGGTGCGGCCGGACGACGTGCTGACCGCGCTGGGAGAGGTCTCGCCGTCGTTCGCGCCGGTCGAGGTTCCAGTCATCACCCGGCTCGCCCAGGGCACCCTGGAGGAGGAGACCGGCGAGATCGCCGACCCGCTGACCGTACGCTGA